In Synechococcus sp. PCC 6312, one genomic interval encodes:
- a CDS encoding site-specific DNA-methyltransferase — translation MSDQPSRRRKDSAKLVWDTKPKRAPNPRDIEFQTAEIVIPNPKQEQGSFDLPLLNLAGSNLPFNQVGTQDIDKSKMNRLIWGDNLLAMQALLAQGYAGKIDLIYIDPPFLSSADYSFQLSIEGQQVTKEASIIERLAYTDTWEGGMDSFLDMIYPRLQLMKRLLSDKGSIFIHLDNNVGHYVKLILDEVFGIKCFQNEVVWQRTDPHNDAINKFGNIHDIIFWYGKQEKPTYYPDAVRTDLSEAGLAEYSLLELENGGIIPYKGNELKKGRRFKLENATWKGSSKRFKWRGVQPSANREWMYDYEGMESALARGELYLRDLQKGSTRCQKKYLDENQGILLQDIWTDTGRMKGGSDYPTKKPEKLLERIIKASSNEGDLVADFFCGSGTTMAVAERLGRRWIGCNLDKVGLQVSRNRMVEQGAKPFLMENIGNYQRHMIYLSGSKIGEMQRIMLKLYGADPRTDRTDLGVRRLEDGTTELVYVGYPDRPVTARKVIELAQDAEILDGTGYKTLVILAWDYDYNYSTEYESRIKKQALKVNVKALTIPPEIYNYLKKAKSEADLDGLRDKITFHEKPYVKISKPQVQDAGNGMVIISLSIDRYVLMNLPIPEKQQAELRKVIKDNFAALIDYWAVDWDYDGITFRSTWQAIRGNGKRASTVITTAQSTELPSKKRTIAVRLVDVFGNDASVITNIL, via the coding sequence ATGTCTGACCAGCCATCACGCCGCCGTAAAGATTCTGCCAAATTGGTCTGGGATACGAAGCCCAAACGTGCGCCTAACCCTCGTGATATTGAGTTTCAAACCGCTGAGATCGTCATTCCAAACCCCAAGCAAGAACAGGGTTCTTTTGATTTGCCTTTGCTGAATTTAGCAGGAAGTAATTTACCTTTTAATCAAGTCGGAACTCAGGATATTGATAAAAGCAAGATGAATCGCTTGATTTGGGGCGATAACCTTCTGGCTATGCAAGCTCTCTTGGCTCAGGGTTATGCGGGTAAAATTGATCTAATCTACATTGATCCGCCATTTTTAAGTAGTGCTGATTATTCTTTTCAGTTAAGTATTGAAGGTCAACAAGTCACCAAAGAAGCAAGTATTATAGAACGCTTGGCTTACACAGATACTTGGGAAGGTGGTATGGATTCTTTTTTGGATATGATTTATCCTAGATTACAGTTAATGAAACGTTTATTAAGTGATAAAGGTAGCATCTTTATACATCTTGATAATAATGTGGGTCACTATGTAAAACTAATTTTAGATGAAGTCTTTGGTATTAAATGTTTTCAAAATGAAGTTGTTTGGCAACGGACTGATCCGCATAATGATGCTATAAACAAATTTGGGAATATACACGATATAATTTTTTGGTACGGAAAACAAGAAAAACCTACATATTATCCAGATGCTGTTAGAACAGATTTATCTGAAGCAGGATTAGCCGAGTATTCATTATTGGAGTTAGAAAATGGCGGAATTATTCCGTATAAGGGGAATGAGTTAAAAAAAGGAAGACGCTTTAAATTAGAAAATGCTACATGGAAAGGCTCGTCTAAAAGATTTAAATGGCGAGGTGTTCAACCTTCTGCTAATCGAGAATGGATGTATGACTATGAAGGTATGGAATCTGCTTTAGCCAGAGGAGAGCTATATTTACGTGACCTTCAGAAAGGATCAACAAGATGTCAAAAAAAATATTTAGACGAAAATCAGGGAATTTTACTACAGGACATTTGGACAGATACAGGACGCATGAAGGGAGGTAGTGATTATCCAACTAAAAAACCGGAGAAACTCCTAGAACGTATCATCAAAGCCTCGTCTAACGAAGGTGATCTAGTTGCCGACTTCTTCTGCGGAAGCGGAACAACAATGGCAGTAGCAGAACGGTTAGGCCGCCGTTGGATTGGCTGTAACTTAGATAAAGTTGGGCTGCAAGTCAGTCGTAACCGGATGGTTGAGCAAGGTGCAAAGCCATTCTTGATGGAGAACATTGGCAACTACCAACGGCACATGATCTATCTCTCTGGCTCCAAGATTGGAGAAATGCAGCGGATCATGCTCAAGCTATATGGAGCCGATCCACGCACTGACCGCACTGACTTAGGTGTTCGCCGATTAGAAGATGGGACAACGGAGTTGGTTTATGTCGGGTATCCAGATCGGCCTGTGACTGCCAGAAAAGTCATCGAACTGGCCCAGGATGCAGAAATTCTGGATGGAACGGGCTACAAAACACTGGTCATCCTTGCTTGGGATTATGACTACAACTACTCCACTGAATACGAAAGCCGAATCAAGAAACAAGCACTTAAAGTTAATGTGAAAGCCCTTACCATCCCACCTGAAATCTATAACTACCTCAAGAAAGCCAAGTCTGAGGCTGATTTAGATGGACTTCGAGATAAAATTACGTTTCACGAAAAACCCTATGTAAAAATCAGTAAGCCCCAGGTTCAAGATGCGGGTAATGGCATGGTGATCATCAGTTTGAGCATTGACCGGTATGTGTTGATGAACTTACCCATCCCTGAAAAGCAACAAGCTGAACTCAGAAAAGTCATTAAGGATAACTTTGCCGCCCTGATCGACTATTGGGCAGTGGATTGGGACTATGACGGGATTACATTCAGATCAACCTGGCAAGCGATTCGGGGTAATGGTAAGCGAGCCAGTACCGTGATTACTACAGCTCAAAGTACAGAATTACCCAGTAAAAAACGAACGATTGCAGTGAGGTTAGTAGATGTGTTTGGCAATGACGCAAGTGTGATAACGAATATTTTGTAG
- a CDS encoding UPF0158 family protein encodes MATIKKEDLELISTILNSSEIDGAIGSIFKRTGHVSISGKDYAIDDPDAPVGTIEEQEEAEEFFDLHFVSIPNLGSKRAYQNMLDFTHTVEYPKLKSDLLHALSQARPFSKFEAVLMEVGSEFERWRKYEEEARLKHAKEWVEEKGFTVEV; translated from the coding sequence ATGGCAACCATTAAAAAAGAAGATTTGGAACTCATTAGCACTATTCTCAACTCCAGTGAAATTGATGGAGCCATCGGCTCAATATTCAAAAGAACTGGTCACGTCAGCATCAGCGGTAAAGACTATGCAATTGACGACCCTGATGCACCAGTTGGCACGATTGAGGAACAAGAAGAAGCAGAAGAATTTTTCGATCTTCATTTTGTGTCCATTCCTAACTTAGGTTCAAAAAGGGCGTATCAAAATATGCTCGATTTCACCCACACCGTTGAGTATCCAAAACTTAAGTCCGATTTGTTACACGCCTTATCTCAGGCAAGACCATTCTCAAAGTTTGAAGCTGTACTTATGGAAGTCGGTTCTGAGTTTGAAAGATGGCGTAAGTATGAAGAAGAAGCTCGGCTAAAACACGCCAAAGAATGGGTTGAAGAAAAGGGATTCACTGTTGAGGTTTAG
- a CDS encoding DEAD/DEAH box helicase yields the protein MPVKQSELILPTLLQDDVEGWRNQGWSGVTQTTAELLHYWFEEERDGKNFHPCQQNAIETVIYCHEILRIQNPYQLYLEFSPANAKVAQAIRSKVLQDELNPITWPKYCLKMATGSGKTWVLNALMVWHYFNALNDEPGQFSSRFLIVTPGKEVQKRILEATKGRDDGGTWIAPDLDEDLFMPRGTRWRDRFYLEQYEPSDFRENLTLTDGPFLAVTNWQQFRFATSSPSVWEDLMGEQEETPKAEIIAELLTTYPDLCILNDEAHHVHAEKRPSADSKTEEELIWRRFMSFLNQKQAECHPDTPRFFQQIDFSATPFFGSGDNKAYFPHIIYDYNLGQASKDMLVKQLFLEQRQGNNLEDLDFRAEREKAEGRKRGEVLGLSLGQKIMLEIGKTKLEQLTQEFKQHGINRKPVMLVLAEETEVADKVGEHLTTLHDPDGNPYDESRVVVYHSKLKDAASKEAEALLNDIDRDNAPLQVVVSVLSVREGFDRTNICVIVMLRASEADLLLEQIVGRGLRLMFPRYKPEYDQIQEMKAEARQALENQEQPDNAFDCLFLVEHPKFKEFYTSYLASQGHLIGIGDSSKQNAGGDLVSVDADVTRIPKYDISWPMQIYDNTPIPNIADIEISKMGHNLVPFDTLQKLSAKTLITDVHAETGTKANTWALEQDYFDYSFFLQNMTRLVTRTSKLSYLTALSSEIAALVDEYVSNRLFNQPIDFTEPECYKVLQNQQLIDFIANQVRAAITEATGDLQYQPGAVWRNLSDVPQLLMRQKNMVAVQRCIYPHQAVEAVKGNFERRVITKLINPSPEVLAFAKLDRKHDLIITWRDDRGIQRKYEPDFLIRTADRIYLLETKGDHLMTDSSTALKAQAAVAWCKSASTVPPPTTQPQQWEYLILKQSIFEANDGASFNALLPLMQIEREGLVAGLYGDLGLAI from the coding sequence ATGCCTGTGAAGCAATCAGAGCTTATTCTTCCTACATTGCTTCAGGACGATGTAGAAGGATGGCGAAATCAAGGCTGGTCAGGCGTTACTCAAACTACGGCCGAGTTACTGCACTACTGGTTTGAAGAAGAACGAGATGGGAAGAACTTCCATCCCTGCCAGCAAAACGCGATTGAGACAGTCATCTATTGCCACGAAATTCTGAGGATTCAGAACCCCTACCAGCTTTATCTTGAATTTAGCCCGGCAAATGCCAAAGTTGCCCAAGCCATTCGTTCTAAGGTATTGCAGGATGAACTAAACCCAATTACCTGGCCCAAATACTGTCTGAAGATGGCTACAGGCAGCGGCAAGACATGGGTACTCAATGCCCTAATGGTTTGGCATTATTTCAATGCTCTGAATGACGAACCTGGCCAGTTCAGCAGCCGTTTCCTGATTGTTACCCCTGGAAAAGAAGTCCAAAAGCGCATCCTGGAAGCAACTAAAGGCCGTGATGATGGTGGAACCTGGATTGCTCCTGACCTGGATGAAGATTTATTCATGCCTCGCGGTACACGCTGGCGTGATCGGTTCTACCTAGAGCAGTACGAACCAAGCGACTTCCGAGAAAACCTGACCCTGACCGATGGCCCATTCCTGGCTGTTACCAACTGGCAGCAGTTTCGGTTTGCCACCAGTTCACCTTCGGTCTGGGAAGACCTAATGGGTGAGCAAGAAGAAACACCAAAGGCGGAAATTATTGCTGAACTCCTGACAACTTACCCAGACCTTTGCATCCTGAATGATGAGGCCCATCACGTTCATGCCGAAAAACGACCCAGTGCTGACTCAAAGACTGAGGAAGAACTGATCTGGCGGCGGTTTATGTCGTTCCTAAACCAGAAACAAGCTGAATGTCATCCCGATACACCCCGCTTTTTTCAACAAATTGACTTTTCGGCTACTCCTTTTTTTGGCAGTGGGGATAATAAAGCCTACTTCCCTCATATCATCTATGACTACAACTTGGGCCAGGCTTCCAAGGATATGCTTGTCAAGCAGTTATTCTTAGAGCAACGCCAGGGAAACAACCTGGAAGACCTCGACTTTAGGGCAGAGCGTGAAAAGGCAGAAGGCAGAAAGCGGGGCGAAGTCCTTGGCCTATCCCTTGGCCAAAAAATCATGCTCGAAATTGGCAAAACCAAGTTAGAGCAACTCACTCAAGAATTTAAGCAGCATGGCATTAACCGAAAACCAGTCATGCTGGTTCTAGCAGAAGAAACCGAGGTTGCTGATAAGGTCGGAGAACACTTAACTACCCTGCACGACCCTGACGGTAATCCCTACGATGAAAGCCGAGTTGTGGTTTACCACTCAAAACTCAAGGATGCCGCATCCAAGGAAGCGGAAGCCCTACTCAACGATATTGACCGAGATAATGCTCCCCTTCAGGTCGTTGTCTCTGTCCTCTCAGTCCGAGAGGGATTTGACCGCACTAATATCTGTGTCATTGTCATGCTCAGAGCATCAGAAGCTGATCTGCTCCTTGAGCAAATTGTTGGCCGTGGACTACGGCTCATGTTCCCACGCTACAAACCAGAGTATGACCAAATCCAGGAAATGAAGGCTGAGGCCAGGCAAGCTCTTGAAAATCAAGAACAACCCGATAATGCCTTTGATTGCCTATTCTTAGTCGAGCATCCGAAGTTCAAGGAGTTCTATACTTCGTACCTGGCCTCTCAGGGACATTTGATCGGGATTGGTGATAGTTCTAAGCAAAATGCCGGGGGCGACCTCGTTTCAGTAGATGCCGATGTCACCCGCATCCCCAAATACGACATTTCCTGGCCCATGCAAATCTATGACAACACTCCCATTCCCAACATTGCTGACATTGAAATCAGCAAGATGGGCCACAACCTTGTCCCGTTTGACACACTTCAAAAACTTAGTGCAAAGACACTCATTACTGATGTTCATGCTGAAACGGGTACCAAGGCTAATACCTGGGCATTAGAGCAGGATTACTTCGACTACAGCTTTTTCCTGCAAAACATGACTCGTCTGGTCACACGCACCAGTAAGCTGTCCTACCTAACGGCCCTATCCTCAGAGATCGCCGCATTAGTTGATGAATACGTCAGCAATCGCCTCTTTAACCAACCCATAGATTTTACTGAACCAGAATGCTACAAAGTCCTGCAAAACCAACAACTCATTGACTTTATTGCGAATCAGGTAAGAGCCGCCATTACAGAAGCAACAGGTGATCTCCAGTACCAACCAGGGGCAGTATGGCGGAATCTGTCAGATGTACCGCAATTACTCATGCGTCAGAAGAATATGGTAGCTGTGCAACGGTGCATTTATCCCCACCAAGCCGTAGAAGCTGTTAAAGGCAATTTTGAACGCCGAGTCATCACTAAACTAATAAACCCATCGCCTGAAGTTCTTGCCTTTGCCAAGCTGGATCGCAAGCACGACCTCATCATCACCTGGCGAGATGACCGAGGTATCCAACGCAAGTATGAGCCAGATTTCCTAATCCGTACCGCAGACCGCATCTACCTTCTCGAAACCAAAGGCGATCATCTTATGACCGACTCAAGCACAGCACTTAAGGCCCAGGCAGCCGTAGCCTGGTGCAAGTCAGCTTCTACTGTTCCCCCACCCACCACCCAACCGCAACAGTGGGAGTATCTCATCCTTAAACAAAGTATTTTTGAAGCCAATGACGGAGCATCATTCAATGCTTTGCTGCCTCTAATGCAAATAGAACGAGAAGGTCTAGTCGCTGGCCTCTATGGTGATTTAGGTTTAGCAATCTGA
- a CDS encoding Y-family DNA polymerase translates to MFALVDCNNFYVSCERVFNPKLQEQPVVVLSNNDGCVVARSQEVKALGVPMGVPFFKIKDLVTQHNIQVFSSNYALYGDMSQRVMQTLAYLCPDLEVYSIDEAFLDFSGFQQTHPLKHGQVIRQTVLQWTGIPVSVGIGSTKVLAKVANKLAKQQAGVMALSPATVNSALADLSVEDIWGISSRWGLRLRALNITTAAELQSANLGMIRQQFNVVMERIVRELRGESCLPLESVTNPQKSLVVSRSFGQSVTTLTDLQQAVATYISRAAEKLRIRGLTTTHLTVFAQTNRFQDNFESPSTSVTLLKATNHTGTLVGYALRCTESIYQNGRSYKKAGVILQELNPSQSVQHTLFDSPSDGRDEKLMETLDSINQKLGRHTLRYGAMGLKQHWVMRCSQRSANYTTDWADLPNVKA, encoded by the coding sequence ATGTTTGCCCTAGTGGACTGCAACAATTTCTATGTGTCCTGTGAACGTGTCTTCAACCCCAAGCTCCAAGAACAGCCCGTAGTCGTCTTATCAAATAATGATGGCTGTGTGGTGGCTCGCTCCCAGGAAGTTAAAGCCTTGGGTGTACCAATGGGGGTTCCCTTCTTCAAAATCAAAGACCTTGTAACTCAACACAATATCCAGGTTTTTTCGAGTAACTATGCTCTCTATGGAGATATGAGCCAGCGGGTGATGCAAACTCTCGCATATCTTTGCCCAGACCTAGAGGTGTATTCGATTGATGAAGCCTTTCTCGATTTTTCTGGCTTTCAACAAACTCACCCACTAAAACATGGCCAGGTCATCCGTCAAACGGTGCTGCAATGGACAGGTATCCCCGTTTCGGTTGGGATTGGCTCAACTAAGGTGTTAGCGAAGGTGGCGAACAAGTTAGCGAAACAGCAAGCAGGAGTCATGGCATTGTCACCAGCAACAGTCAACTCAGCATTAGCAGATCTGTCTGTGGAGGACATTTGGGGTATCTCAAGCCGATGGGGACTACGATTACGAGCCTTGAACATTACCACCGCCGCTGAGTTACAATCTGCTAACCTGGGCATGATTCGCCAACAGTTTAATGTCGTCATGGAGCGGATTGTGCGGGAACTACGGGGTGAGTCCTGCTTACCTTTGGAGTCAGTCACCAATCCTCAGAAAAGCCTGGTTGTCTCGCGCTCCTTTGGCCAATCTGTCACTACTCTCACAGATTTACAACAGGCTGTAGCAACCTATATCAGCCGAGCCGCCGAGAAACTTCGCATCCGGGGGCTAACCACAACCCATCTGACGGTGTTTGCTCAAACCAATCGGTTTCAGGATAACTTTGAATCCCCTAGTACCAGTGTGACGCTACTCAAGGCTACTAACCATACCGGAACATTAGTTGGCTATGCCCTGCGGTGTACAGAGTCTATCTATCAAAACGGGCGGTCTTACAAAAAAGCTGGGGTCATCCTCCAAGAATTAAACCCAAGTCAGTCAGTGCAACACACCCTCTTTGATTCCCCATCTGATGGGCGAGATGAAAAGTTAATGGAAACCCTTGACTCCATCAATCAAAAACTTGGGAGACATACCCTCCGCTATGGTGCAATGGGGCTAAAGCAACATTGGGTCATGCGATGTTCTCAACGCTCTGCAAACTACACGACTGACTGGGCTGATTTACCAAATGTTAAAGCCTAG